A stretch of Microbulbifer sp. SAOS-129_SWC DNA encodes these proteins:
- the tsf gene encoding translation elongation factor Ts, producing the protein MAITASMVKELRERTGLPMMECKKALTEADGDIEKAIEDLRKASGLKAAKKAGRTAADGVVAAKVAEDGSYGVLVEINSETDFVARDDNFLAFVGKVVDKAFADRQQDVAALMEGELEQTREALVQKIGENIGVRRIQLVEAPVVGAYVHSNNRIASLVALSGADQELAKEVAMHVAAVNPQVNKPEDMPAEQLEKEKDIIKAQPDMEGKPAEIVEKMMGGRIKKFLKENSLVEQPFVKNPDLSVGKLVKDAGADVAGFVRFEVGEGIEKEEVDFAAEVAAQVKSSS; encoded by the coding sequence ATGGCGATTACCGCGTCTATGGTAAAAGAACTGCGCGAGCGCACCGGCCTGCCGATGATGGAGTGCAAAAAAGCACTGACCGAGGCCGACGGCGACATCGAGAAAGCGATCGAAGATCTGCGCAAAGCCTCCGGCCTGAAAGCGGCCAAGAAAGCCGGCCGCACCGCCGCTGACGGCGTTGTTGCAGCCAAGGTTGCCGAAGACGGCAGCTACGGCGTGCTGGTTGAAATCAACTCCGAAACCGACTTCGTTGCCCGTGACGACAACTTCCTGGCGTTTGTTGGCAAGGTGGTCGACAAGGCCTTTGCCGATCGTCAGCAGGACGTTGCCGCGCTGATGGAAGGTGAGCTGGAACAGACTCGCGAAGCGCTGGTCCAGAAGATCGGCGAGAACATCGGTGTGCGCCGCATCCAGCTGGTAGAAGCGCCGGTCGTTGGTGCCTACGTGCACTCCAACAACCGTATCGCCTCTCTGGTCGCTCTGAGCGGTGCCGATCAGGAGCTGGCTAAAGAAGTCGCCATGCACGTGGCCGCGGTCAACCCGCAGGTGAACAAGCCGGAAGACATGCCGGCCGAGCAGCTGGAAAAAGAAAAGGACATCATCAAGGCGCAGCCGGATATGGAAGGCAAGCCCGCCGAGATCGTCGAGAAGATGATGGGCGGCCGTATCAAGAAGTTCCTGAAGGAAAACAGCCTGGTGGAACAGCCCTTCGTCAAGAACCCGGACCTGAGCGTAGGCAAGCTGGTGAAGGATGCCGGTGCTGACGTCGCTGGCTTTGTCCGCTTTGAAGTGGGTGAAGGCATTGAGAAAGAAGAGGTGGATTTCGCAGCGGAAGTTGCCGCGCAAGTTAAATCCTCTTCCTGA
- the rpsB gene encoding 30S ribosomal protein S2 — MPQVSMRDMLQAGVHFGHQTRYWNPKMGQYIFGARNKIHIVNLEHTVPAFNDALQVIKGMAAQKKKILFVGTKRAAQKSIKEQAERAGQPYVSNRWLGGMLTNYKTIRASIKRYRDLEAQSQDGTFEKLTKKEALMRTRTMDKLERSIGGIKDMGGLPDALFVIDVEHERIAIQEANKLGIPVIGVVDTNSDPEGVDYVIPGNDDAIRAIKLYTTAVADAVLAGAADAGAGAPKSEYVEANDDEAAADS; from the coding sequence ATGCCGCAAGTCAGCATGCGCGATATGCTGCAGGCTGGTGTCCACTTTGGCCACCAGACCCGCTACTGGAACCCGAAGATGGGTCAATACATCTTTGGCGCCCGCAACAAGATTCACATTGTAAACCTGGAGCACACTGTGCCGGCGTTCAACGACGCCCTGCAGGTGATCAAGGGTATGGCCGCACAGAAGAAGAAGATTCTGTTTGTCGGCACCAAGCGCGCCGCGCAGAAGTCCATCAAGGAGCAAGCTGAGCGCGCAGGCCAGCCCTACGTCAGCAACCGCTGGCTGGGTGGCATGCTCACCAACTACAAGACCATCCGCGCTTCCATCAAGCGCTACCGCGATCTGGAAGCCCAGTCGCAGGACGGCACCTTCGAGAAGCTGACCAAGAAAGAAGCGCTGATGCGCACCCGCACCATGGACAAGCTGGAACGCTCCATCGGTGGTATCAAGGATATGGGTGGTCTGCCGGACGCACTGTTCGTGATCGACGTCGAGCACGAGCGCATCGCTATCCAGGAAGCCAACAAACTGGGCATCCCGGTAATCGGTGTTGTCGATACCAACAGCGATCCGGAAGGTGTGGACTACGTTATTCCGGGCAACGACGACGCCATTCGCGCGATCAAGCTGTACACCACTGCTGTTGCGGACGCCGTTCTGGCGGGTGCCGCTGACGCGGGTGCCGGCGCGCCGAAGAGCGAATACGTCGAAGCGAATGACGACGAAGCCGCTGCCGACTCTTAA
- the map gene encoding type I methionyl aminopeptidase: protein MTSAIKTPEQIAKMRTAGRLAAEVLEMIGEYVVPGVSTEELDRRCHDHIVNVQQAIPACLGYRGFPKSICTSVNEVVCHGIPSENKILKKGDIINIDVTVIKDGWFGDTSKMYFVGKPAAHAERLVRITQECLYKGIEIVRPGTTLGDIGHVIQEHAEKNYYSVVRDFCGHGIGDVFHEEPQILHYGKPGTGMALEEGMTFTIEPMINAGKAATRVLGDGWTAVTRDRRLSAQWEHTMVVTKDGVEVLTARGEESF from the coding sequence ATGACTTCAGCCATCAAGACACCGGAACAGATCGCCAAAATGCGCACCGCCGGCCGCCTGGCCGCGGAGGTACTGGAAATGATAGGCGAATATGTGGTTCCCGGCGTCTCCACCGAGGAACTGGACCGACGCTGCCACGACCATATAGTCAACGTGCAGCAGGCCATTCCCGCCTGCCTCGGCTACCGCGGCTTCCCCAAGTCTATCTGCACTTCCGTTAATGAAGTGGTGTGCCACGGTATCCCGTCCGAGAACAAGATCCTGAAGAAAGGCGACATCATCAATATCGACGTCACCGTGATCAAGGACGGCTGGTTTGGCGACACCAGCAAGATGTACTTCGTCGGCAAGCCCGCCGCTCACGCCGAGCGCCTGGTGCGGATCACCCAGGAATGCCTGTACAAAGGTATCGAGATCGTACGCCCGGGCACCACGCTCGGCGATATCGGCCATGTGATCCAGGAACACGCGGAAAAGAACTACTACTCGGTCGTGCGCGACTTCTGCGGCCACGGTATCGGCGACGTCTTCCACGAAGAGCCGCAGATCCTGCACTACGGCAAGCCGGGCACCGGCATGGCGCTGGAGGAAGGCATGACCTTCACCATTGAGCCAATGATCAACGCCGGCAAGGCCGCTACCCGCGTCCTCGGCGACGGCTGGACCGCAGTCACCAGGGACCGCCGCCTGTCCGCGCAGTGGGAGCACACCATGGTGGTGACCAAAGATGGCGTGGAAGTACTGACGGCGCGCGGTGAAGAGAGTTTTTAA
- a CDS encoding [protein-PII] uridylyltransferase, protein MQPANTPYFERPLFFFDQARFRRALAAGAKPALEIFKDAIGGADRQMAERFREGEDVRTLVHERALFVDCILHYAWFQYDWPDNVTLLAVGGYGRGELHPHSDIDLLILTDGDADSAIDNIERLVAFLWDLGLDIGHSVRSIDQCLEMAAEDITVATNLMECRTVVGSDTLRTELGERMSPENIWPAEKFFSAKYTEQRERHSKQQAAEYNLEPNIKNAPGGLRDIQTIGWVAKRYFRVRTLKQLQGKGFFTEEEFAILQSGEDFLWRVRYGLHLLAGRAEERLLFDYQRELAKQFGYIDSGTQLAVEQFMHNYYRIVMALRELNDVLLQFLDEAILQRGERQTVTPINERFQLRDDTIEVTQTRVFVEQPSALLEIFVLMAENPKIEGVRASTIRLIREQRHLIDDNFRSDPRNAELFMQLLRSPRGLSSQLSRMTRYGILGRYLPEFGRVTGQMQHDLFHIYTVDAHTLQVVRNMRSFRSPEAWQIHPLAAEILSRLRKPELLYIAGLYHDIAKGRGGDHSKLGIVDADAFCRRHHLPSRDRRLVCWLVENHLLMSQVSQKQDISDPEVVHEFAHTCGDREHLDYLYALTVADINATNPELWNSWRASLMRQLYQATRRALRRGLENPIDREEIIEETRSQASNMLRAMGLPTASVDNIWAQMGEDYFVRESADNITWHTAAIHQLHSASDAAKPTDTLVLTRNSGPGEHDGATEVFVYTPDRANVFAAVVTGLDMLNLDIHDARLYSSASGYTLDTFYVLDESGQPLLDEPRRLEQIRNTLQEELALVEDYSKVIKRRTPRRLKMFELETRAHLSTDPGDTYSTLEITSADRPGLLARIARIFIDHDLRLHNAKISTLGERVEDIFHLTDADGEPLLDEAANRELEQAICAELDAHQTRQPK, encoded by the coding sequence ATGCAGCCGGCCAACACCCCCTACTTCGAACGCCCCCTGTTCTTCTTCGATCAGGCCCGCTTCCGCCGCGCCTTAGCCGCCGGCGCCAAGCCGGCGCTGGAGATCTTCAAGGACGCCATTGGCGGCGCCGACCGCCAGATGGCCGAGCGTTTCCGCGAAGGCGAGGACGTGCGCACGCTGGTGCACGAGCGCGCGCTGTTTGTCGACTGCATCCTCCACTACGCCTGGTTTCAGTACGACTGGCCGGACAATGTGACCCTGCTGGCCGTGGGTGGCTACGGGCGCGGCGAGCTGCACCCGCACTCGGATATCGACCTGCTGATCCTGACCGACGGCGACGCCGACAGCGCCATCGACAATATCGAACGCCTGGTCGCCTTCCTGTGGGACCTGGGCCTGGATATCGGCCACTCGGTGCGCTCCATCGACCAGTGCCTGGAGATGGCGGCCGAAGACATCACCGTCGCCACCAACCTGATGGAATGCCGCACCGTGGTCGGCAGCGACACCCTGCGCACAGAACTCGGCGAGCGCATGAGCCCGGAGAATATCTGGCCGGCGGAAAAGTTCTTCAGCGCCAAATACACCGAACAGCGCGAGCGCCACAGCAAGCAGCAGGCCGCGGAATACAACCTCGAGCCCAATATCAAGAACGCCCCCGGCGGCCTGCGCGATATCCAGACCATCGGCTGGGTGGCCAAGCGCTATTTTCGCGTGCGCACCCTCAAGCAGTTGCAGGGCAAGGGATTTTTCACCGAAGAGGAATTTGCCATCCTGCAGTCCGGCGAGGACTTCCTGTGGCGGGTACGCTACGGCCTGCACCTGCTGGCCGGGCGCGCCGAGGAACGGCTGCTGTTCGACTACCAGCGCGAACTGGCCAAGCAGTTCGGCTACATCGACAGCGGCACCCAGCTCGCCGTCGAGCAGTTCATGCACAACTACTACCGCATCGTCATGGCGCTGCGCGAACTGAACGACGTGCTGCTGCAGTTCCTCGACGAAGCCATACTGCAGCGCGGCGAGCGCCAGACGGTCACCCCGATCAACGAGCGCTTCCAGCTGCGCGACGACACCATCGAAGTCACCCAGACCAGGGTCTTTGTCGAACAACCCTCGGCACTGCTGGAAATCTTCGTCCTGATGGCGGAGAACCCCAAAATCGAGGGCGTGCGCGCCTCCACCATCCGCCTGATCCGCGAGCAGCGCCACCTGATCGACGACAACTTCCGATCCGACCCGCGCAACGCCGAGCTGTTCATGCAGCTGCTGCGCTCGCCGCGCGGCCTGTCCTCGCAGCTGTCGCGCATGACCCGCTACGGTATCCTCGGCCGCTACCTGCCGGAGTTCGGTCGCGTCACCGGACAGATGCAGCACGACCTGTTCCATATCTATACCGTGGATGCGCACACCCTGCAGGTGGTGCGCAACATGCGCAGCTTCCGCAGTCCCGAAGCCTGGCAGATACACCCGCTGGCCGCGGAAATTCTCTCGCGCCTGCGCAAGCCGGAGCTGCTGTATATCGCCGGTCTGTATCACGATATCGCCAAGGGCCGCGGCGGCGACCACTCCAAACTGGGCATCGTCGACGCCGACGCCTTCTGCCGCCGCCACCACCTGCCCTCCCGCGACCGGAGACTCGTGTGCTGGCTGGTGGAAAACCACCTGCTGATGAGCCAGGTATCGCAGAAACAGGACATCTCCGACCCCGAAGTGGTGCACGAATTCGCCCACACCTGCGGCGACCGCGAACACCTCGATTATCTGTACGCGCTGACCGTGGCCGACATCAACGCCACCAACCCGGAACTGTGGAACAGCTGGCGCGCCAGCCTGATGCGCCAGCTCTACCAGGCTACCCGCCGCGCCCTGCGCCGCGGGCTGGAAAACCCCATCGACCGCGAAGAGATCATCGAGGAAACCCGCAGCCAGGCAAGCAACATGCTGCGCGCCATGGGCCTGCCGACGGCATCGGTCGACAACATCTGGGCGCAGATGGGCGAGGACTACTTCGTGCGCGAGAGTGCCGACAACATCACCTGGCACACCGCCGCCATCCACCAGCTGCACAGCGCCAGTGACGCGGCCAAACCCACCGACACCCTGGTGCTGACCCGCAACTCCGGCCCCGGCGAACACGACGGCGCCACCGAAGTGTTCGTCTACACCCCGGACCGCGCCAACGTCTTCGCCGCCGTGGTCACCGGTCTCGACATGCTCAATCTCGACATCCACGACGCGCGCCTGTACAGCTCCGCCTCCGGCTACACCCTCGACACCTTTTACGTGCTGGACGAATCCGGCCAGCCGCTGCTGGACGAACCGCGCCGCCTGGAGCAGATTCGCAACACGCTGCAGGAAGAGCTGGCTCTGGTGGAGGACTACTCCAAGGTCATCAAGCGACGCACGCCCAGACGCCTGAAGATGTTTGAACTGGAGACCCGCGCCCACCTGTCCACCGATCCCGGCGACACTTACAGCACGCTGGAAATCACCAGCGCGGACCGCCCCGGCCTGCTGGCGCGCATCGCACGCATTTTTATCGATCACGACCTGCGCCTGCACAATGCCAAAATCTCGACACTGGGCGAACGGGTCGAGGATATTTTCCATCTCACCGACGCCGACGGGGAACCCCTGCTGGACGAGGCTGCCAACCGCGAGCTGGAACAGGCCATCTGCGCGGAACTGGATGCCCACCAGACCCGCCAGCCGAAATAG
- the dapC gene encoding succinyldiaminopimelate transaminase: protein MNPNLAHLQPYPFAKLAKLKQGVEPVDKTHIALSIGEPKHQPPAFVRDELIDNLDKLAAYPVTKGLDTLREAIAEWLSQRFQLHGVCADTQVLPVNGTREALFAFAQAVVSPGSRVLMPNPFYQIYEGAALLAGSSPHFINCSAATGFKPDFASVPEQAWRECSLLYICTPGNPTGSLLELDDLKQLIELADRYDFTIASDECYSELYFDEQNPPAGLLQACAELGRHDYRRCVVFHSLSKRSNLPGLRSGFVAGDAAILEQFLLYRTYHGCAMPLPTQYASAAAWQDEQHVQQNRALYREKFAAVLEILDGCLDVQQPQASFYLWPRVGDGETFARELFRQQHITVLPGAYLARAADGSNPGLEYVRMALVATLEECVEAAKRIKEFCQ, encoded by the coding sequence ATGAACCCGAACCTCGCACACTTGCAGCCCTACCCCTTCGCCAAGCTGGCCAAGTTGAAACAGGGCGTGGAACCGGTGGACAAAACGCATATCGCGCTATCCATCGGCGAACCCAAGCACCAGCCGCCGGCGTTCGTGCGCGACGAACTGATCGACAACCTCGACAAGCTCGCCGCCTATCCGGTGACCAAAGGCCTGGACACCCTGCGCGAAGCCATTGCCGAATGGCTGAGCCAGCGCTTTCAGCTGCACGGTGTCTGTGCCGACACCCAGGTACTGCCGGTCAACGGCACCCGCGAAGCGCTGTTCGCCTTCGCCCAGGCGGTGGTTTCCCCGGGTAGCCGGGTACTGATGCCCAATCCTTTCTATCAGATCTACGAAGGCGCCGCGCTGCTCGCCGGCAGCAGCCCACACTTTATCAACTGCAGTGCCGCCACCGGATTCAAGCCGGATTTTGCCAGCGTGCCAGAGCAGGCCTGGCGCGAGTGCAGCCTGCTGTATATCTGCACGCCCGGTAACCCCACCGGCAGCCTGTTGGAGTTGGACGACCTGAAGCAGCTGATCGAACTGGCAGACCGCTACGATTTCACGATTGCGTCCGACGAATGCTACTCGGAACTCTACTTCGACGAACAGAATCCGCCGGCCGGCCTGCTGCAGGCCTGCGCCGAACTGGGCCGCCACGACTACCGCCGCTGCGTGGTCTTCCACAGCCTGTCGAAGCGCTCTAACCTGCCGGGCCTGCGCTCCGGCTTTGTCGCCGGCGACGCGGCCATCCTGGAGCAGTTCCTGCTCTATCGCACTTACCATGGCTGCGCCATGCCGCTGCCGACCCAGTACGCTTCCGCGGCCGCCTGGCAGGACGAACAGCATGTGCAGCAGAATCGCGCGCTCTATCGCGAAAAATTCGCCGCGGTGCTGGAGATTCTCGACGGCTGCCTGGATGTGCAACAACCACAGGCGAGCTTCTATCTGTGGCCGCGGGTCGGTGACGGCGAAACATTCGCCCGTGAACTGTTCCGCCAGCAACACATTACCGTGCTCCCCGGCGCCTACCTGGCGCGCGCAGCCGACGGCAGCAACCCCGGCCTTGAATACGTGCGCATGGCGCTGGTGGCGACGCTCGAGGAGTGTGTCGAGGCCGCCAAGCGCATTAAGGAATTCTGCCAATAG
- the nth gene encoding endonuclease III, with protein sequence MTAKNLLKKERVDFILHKLETLYPETPVPLDHTDPYTLLVAVLLSAQCTDERVNQVTPALWQLADNAADMARVPVEKIREVIRPCGLSPQKSKAISKLSQILVNEYHGKVPENMAALETLPGVGHKTASVVMSQAFGHPAFPVDTHIHRLAQRWGLTSGKNVAQTEKDLKRLFPRDKWNKLHLQIIFYGREYCSARGCDGTVCEICTTCYPNRKNPKKTKKA encoded by the coding sequence ATGACAGCCAAGAATTTATTAAAAAAAGAGCGGGTCGATTTCATCCTGCACAAACTCGAGACGCTCTATCCGGAGACCCCGGTACCGCTCGACCACACGGATCCCTATACGCTGCTGGTGGCGGTACTGCTCTCGGCGCAGTGCACCGATGAACGCGTCAATCAGGTCACCCCGGCGCTGTGGCAGCTGGCCGACAATGCAGCCGATATGGCGCGGGTACCGGTGGAAAAGATCCGCGAAGTGATCCGCCCCTGTGGCCTGTCGCCGCAGAAATCCAAGGCCATCAGCAAGCTGTCGCAGATACTCGTCAACGAGTACCACGGCAAGGTACCGGAAAATATGGCGGCGCTGGAAACCCTGCCCGGCGTCGGTCACAAGACCGCCAGCGTGGTTATGTCGCAGGCGTTCGGTCATCCGGCTTTCCCGGTGGACACGCATATCCACCGCCTGGCCCAGCGCTGGGGGCTGACCAGCGGCAAAAATGTGGCACAGACGGAAAAAGACCTGAAGCGACTGTTCCCGCGCGACAAGTGGAACAAACTGCACCTGCAGATTATCTTTTACGGCCGCGAGTACTGCAGCGCGCGCGGCTGCGACGGCACCGTGTGCGAGATCTGCACCACCTGTTACCCCAACCGCAAGAACCCGAAGAAGACAAAAAAAGCATGA